A single window of Stigmatopora nigra isolate UIUO_SnigA chromosome 20, RoL_Snig_1.1, whole genome shotgun sequence DNA harbors:
- the cyp26b1 gene encoding cytochrome P450 26B1 codes for MLFDTFDLLSALATLAACALCVALLLAVSQQLWQLRWTATRDKKCKLPMPKGSMGFPFIGETCHWLLQGSGFHASRRRKYGNVFKTHLLGRPLIRVTGAENIRKVLMGEHTLVTVDWPQSTAALLGPNSLANSIGDIHRKRRKVFAKVFSHEALESYLPKIQQVIQESLRVWSSNPEPINVYRESQRLSFTMAVRVLLGFRVSEEEMRHLFSTFQDFVNNLFSLPIDMPFSGYRKGLRARDKLQKSIEKAIREKPLCPHGKDYSDALDVLMESAKENNAELTMQELKESTIELIFAAFATTASASTSLIMQLLRHPAVLERLREELRARGFLQNGRLCPEGELRLDTIVSLKYLDCVIKEVLRLFTPVSGAYRTAVQTFELDGVQIPKGWSVMYSIRDTHDTSSVFKDVDAFDPDRFSQERGEDKEGRFHYLPFGGGVRSCLGKQLATLFLRILAIELASTSRFELATRNFPRVVTVPVVHPVDGLKVKFYGLDSNQNEIMAKSEELLGATV; via the exons ATGCTCTTCGACACCTTCGACCTGCTGTCTGCTCTGGCCACGCTGGCGGCGTGCGCTCTGTGCGTGGCGTTGCTACTCGCCGTGTCACAGCAGCTGTGGCAACTGCGCTGGACCGCCACGCGGGACAAGAAGTGCAAGTTACCCATGCCTAAAGGGTCCATGGGTTTTCCCTTTATTGGGGAGACGTGCCATTGGCTTCTGCAG GGTTCGGGTTTCCACGCATCGCGAAGGCGGAAGTACGGCAACGTATTCAAGACCCACCTACTGGGCCGCCCGCTAATCCGGGTTACGGGCGCCGAGAACATACGCAAGGTGCTGATGGGCGAGCACACGTTGGTGACAGTGGATTGGCCGCAAAGTACAGCCGCCCTACTCGGACCCAATTCTTTGGCCAACAGCATCGGCGATATCCACCGCAAAAGAAGGAAG GTATTTGCCAAAGTCTTCAGCCATGAAGCCTTGGAGTCGTACCTTCCCAAAATCCAGCAAGTGATCCAAGAAAGCCTGCGAGTATGGAGCTCAAACCCAGAGCCCATCAATGTCTACAG GGAGAGCCAACGGTTGTCCTTCACCATGGCGGTGAGGGTGTTGCTAGGATTCCGGGTGTCCGAAGAGGAAATGAGGCACCTGTTCTCCACTTTCCAAGACTTTGTCAACAACCTTTTCAGTTTGCCGATAGACATGCCCTTCAGTGGGTACCGGAAG GGTCTTAGAGCACGAGATAAACTGCAAAAGAGTATCGAGAAAGCTATCCGGGAGAAGCCATTGTGTCCACATGGCAAAGACTACAGTGACGCCTTGGATGTCCTGATGGAGAGCGCCAAGGAAAATAACGCGGAGCTTACTATGCAGGAGCTAAAG GAGTCCACCATCGAGTTGATCTTCGCCGCCTTCGCCACCACGGCCAGCGCTAGTACCTCCCTCATCATGCAACTCCTGCGCCACCCGGCAGTCCTAGAGCGCTTAAGGGAGGAGCTTAGGGCCCGCGGGTTCTTGCAGAATGGACGGTTATGCCCAGAGGGCGAGCTACGTCTTGACACCATCGTTAGCCTGAAGTACTTGGACTGTGTCATTAAAGAGGTCCTCAGGCTCTTTACGCCGGTCTCGGGGGCTTACCGGACCGCCGTGCAGACTTTTGAACTTGAT GGGGTGCAAATCCCAAAAGGCTGGAGCGTGATGTACAGTATCCGGGACACCCACGACACATCATCCGTCTTCAAGGACGTGGATGCCTTCGACCCGGACCGTTTCAGCCAGGAGCGTGGCGAAGACAAAGAAGGGCGCTTCCACTACCTGCCCTTTGGAGGCGGGGTCAGGTCCTGCTTAGGCAAGCAGTTGGCTACACTCTTCCTCCGCATCTTGGCTATCGAACTGGCTAGCACCAGTCGCTTCGAGCTAGCTACGCGAAACTTCCCTCGCGTGGTTACCGTCCCCGTTGTCCACCCGGTGGACGGGCTAAAGGTCAAATTCTACGGACTGGACTCTAACCAGAACGAGATCATGGCTAAGTCCGAGGAGCTCCTTGGCGCCACCGTGTGA